One segment of Castanea sativa cultivar Marrone di Chiusa Pesio chromosome 3, ASM4071231v1 DNA contains the following:
- the LOC142628613 gene encoding uncharacterized protein LOC142628613 → MQKYLKIVQRLLQYFYNLDFVQIPRAKNAEANFLARLASSDDYNATSDLCVEIRGQPSTIGEQVLKIKEQDKWMTPIVRYLKKGWLPEDKIEARKIQIDDVLYRRGYSLPYLRCTNSKEEDYVLRVIHEGICGNQAGVRSLAGKVLRVGY, encoded by the coding sequence ATGCAGAAGTACTTGAAGATTGTCCAACGACTCTTGCAGTACTTTTACAATCTAGACTTTGTGCAAATCCCTCGAGCCAAAAATGCAGAAGCTAACTTTTTAGCAAGATTGGCCTCATCAGACGATTACAATGCGACCTCCGACCTATGTGTAGAGATAAGGGGGCAACCAAGCACAATAGGTGAGCAAGTTCTGAAGATAAAAGAACAAGATAAGTGGATGACTCCCATCGTCCGTTACTTGAAAAAAGGATGGCTCCCTGAAGATAAGATAGAAGCAAGGAAGATACAGATTGACGACGTTCTGTATAGACGAGGATATTCACTCCCATATCTAAGATGCACCaattcaaaagaagaagattatgTGCTCCGCGTGATACACGAAGGAATCTGTGGAAACCAAGCTGGGGTGAGATCCTTAGCAGGAAAGGTGCTCAGAGTAGGATATTAA
- the LOC142627025 gene encoding flavonol sulfotransferase-like has protein sequence MESSSSKMNHSLKCNEKEEYRFDPTNHNKFKEIMSTIPRRKDAWGFDLYLYEGFWCGSFQFEGMLSAQEHFKPQPNQVILSSTPKSGTTWLKALTFAIMTRFHVGESTNPLLTRFVHDCVPFIEMNIRSSPQNLNLDVPLVATHIPYTSLPKSITNSSCKIVYICRDPKDAFVSLWHFKHKMSGKEEVSAMEDVPLEDALEFFCQGLNACGLYWDHLLGYWRASLESPEMILFLKYEDLKNETVFWVKKIAQFIGYPFSLEEENKGVVQKIIDLCSFEHLSSLEVNTSGMVRSEHGITQDGVNTHKFKNNAFFRKGKVGDWKNHLTPEMAKRLDQITEQKLAGSGLTLNVSPNG, from the coding sequence atggAGTCCTCTTCTTCCAAAATGAACCACAGTCTAAAATGCAATGAGAAAGAAGAGTATAGGTTTGATCCAACGAACCATAACAAATTCAAAGAGATAATGTCAACCATTCCAAGAAGAAAGGATGCTTGGGGGTTTGATCTCTACCTATACGAAGGTTTTTGGTGCGGTTCATTCCAGTTCGAAGGAATGTTGTCGGCTCAAGAGCATTTCAAGCCTCAACCCAATCAGGTCATTTTGAGTAGTACTCCAAAATCTGGCACAACTTGGCTTAAGGCTCTGACTTTCGCCATTATGACACGATTCCATGTCGGTGAGTCTACAAACCCTTTACTCACAAGATTCGTACATGATTGCGTACCTTTCATTGAGATGAATATTCGCTCAAGCCCACAAAACTTGAATCTAGATGTTCCACTTGTGGCTACACACATTCCCTACACTTCCTTACCAAAATCCATTACAAATTCTAGTtgtaaaattgtttacataTGCAGGGATCCCAAAGATGCATTTGTGTCTCTATGGCACTTTAAGCACAAGATGAGTGGTAAAGAGGAAGTCTCAGCCATGGAAGATGTTCCTTTGGAGGATGCACTTGAGTTCTTTTGTCAAGGATTAAATGCTTGTGGACTATATTGGGATCATTTATTAGGGTATTGGAGAGCTAGTTTGGAATCACCAGAAATGATACTATTTTTAAAGTACgaagatttaaaaaatgaaactgTATTCTGGGTAAAGAAAATAGCTCAATTCATAGGTTACCCTTTCTCCTTGGAGGAGGAAAATAAAGGCGTGGTGCAAAAGATTATAGACCTATGCAGTTTTGAGCACTTGTCTAGTTTAGAGGTGAATACAAGTGGAATGGTAAGATCGGAGCATGGAATCACGCAAGATGGAGTCAACACACATAAGTTCAAAAATAACGCATTTTTTAGGAAAGGTAAGGTTGGAGATTGGAAGAATCATCTCACACCAGAAATGGCAAAGCGACTTGATCAAATAACCGAGCAAAAGCTAGCTGGTTCTGGTTTGACATTGAACGTCTCACCTAATGGATGA
- the LOC142628612 gene encoding uncharacterized protein LOC142628612: MEGRLRQNPEIEDTKPPTGEIKTILGGITTGKTLKSLKKAQGREINSVHSRLPPMKMPRNDEPDIVFLEKDDRGIRQPHDDPLVIMLRVEEFNIHRVLIDNGSSADIIYLPAFQKMKLDKKRIRPFTSPLVSFTRDRIVPRGIITLTMIAGTYPAQVTKEIDFLIVDCPSTYNIILGRPALNKLRVATSTYYLKVKFPTAHRVGEIRGDQVMAKECYQVALASKKNHTCVINEPKPIPKPSETPQEVEIVPGDLTKVLKIGRTLPTS; the protein is encoded by the coding sequence ATGGAAGGACGACTAAGACAGAATCCGGAGATAGAGGATACCAAACCCCCTACAGGAGAAATAAAGACGATCTTGGGAGGAATAACAACAGGCAAAACATTGAAATCCCTGAAAAAGGCACAGGGAAGGGAGATAAATAGCGTCCATTCACGGCTCCCTCCAATGAAGATGCCAAGGAATGACGAACCCGATATTGTCTTCTTAGAAAAAGACGATCGAGGCATCAGGCAACCCCATGACGATCCACTTGTAATCATGCTCAGAGTAGAAGAGTTCAACATCCACCGAGTACTCATTGACAATGGAAGTTCAGCAGATATCATCTATTTGCCTGCGTTTCAAAAAATGAAGTTGGATAAGAAGAGGATCAGGCCTTTCACCTCGCCTTTAGTAAGCTTCACAAGGGATAGAATCGTCCCTAGAGGCATCATCACTCTAACTATGATTGCAGGAACTTATCCGGCACAAGTCACCAAGGAAATTGATTTCCTCATAGTTGATTGCCCTTCAACATACAACATCATCTTGGGAAGACCTGCACTCAACAAACTAAGAGTAGCAACGTCAACATATTACTTGAAAGTGAAGTTTCCAACAGCCCATAGAGTAGGAGAAATCAGAGGAGACCAAGTTATGGCAAAAGAGTGCTATCAAGTTGCCTTAGCATCTAAAAAGAACCACACATGTGTGATCAACGAACCAAAGCCCATTCCCAAACCGTCAGAAACACCACAAGAAGTTGAGATCGTCCCAGGAGATTTGACGAAGGTATTGAAGATTGGAAGGACACTTCCAACTtcatag